A stretch of Longimicrobium terrae DNA encodes these proteins:
- a CDS encoding BON domain-containing protein, whose protein sequence is MAAKYTGDIFDFSGMTDDELYDAVVQHLQEHPELDAGWIEVRVDAGHVTLSGRVGADSEISVAEQVVTELMGIQEFTNELMVDELHRGQAPEAADDSVMLDMETDSQMGDVNDSQSDTASHLVENLQGQMYGTHSVQEAVEEGASYEPPDRPLGEGYGSRESH, encoded by the coding sequence ATGGCCGCGAAGTACACGGGGGACATCTTCGATTTTTCGGGGATGACGGACGACGAGCTGTACGACGCGGTTGTGCAGCACCTGCAGGAGCACCCGGAACTGGACGCGGGGTGGATCGAGGTGCGCGTCGACGCGGGCCACGTGACGCTTTCCGGCCGCGTGGGCGCGGATTCCGAAATCTCCGTCGCCGAGCAGGTCGTCACGGAGCTGATGGGGATTCAGGAGTTCACCAACGAACTCATGGTCGATGAACTGCACCGCGGCCAGGCGCCCGAGGCGGCGGACGATTCGGTGATGCTGGACATGGAGACCGATTCGCAGATGGGCGACGTGAACGACAGCCAGTCCGACACCGCGTCCCACCTGGTGGAGAACCTTCAGGGGCAGATGTACGGCACCCACAGCGTGCAGGAAGCCGTGGAAGAGGGCGCGTCGTACGAGCCGCCCGACCGTCCGCTGGGCGAAGGCTACGGCTCGCGCGAAAGCCACTGA
- the mobB gene encoding molybdopterin-guanine dinucleotide biosynthesis protein B has product MPPPAELSAPEPLGVLLAGGASRRFGSSKAFARVGGRTLAERARDTLAAALPQLVVVANEAGYEGLGLPVHPDDRAGVGPLGGLATALRLAVEAGRPGVIVIACDTPFIPEALLRALSDRARADDVDAVVPESTGRRGMEPLCAWYSVRALAAIDRMMDEDDLALHHLPERVRTARIPLHEVRAMGDPARIFFNVNTLDDLNSAEDMERAVPPAVCIVGRKNSGKTTLAVAVLAELRRRGLRVASIKHGHHDFETDQPGRDSWRHFHEGQAEATIMAGTGKIALTMRMDGDPDPRALVRDFFAGRGYDGVLVEGWKHGPFPRIEVFRRAVHDRPLHDPAQPDPLLIAIVTDTEMEAAVPVIVMDADPAGEHVRRVADQVQAVFRVGGGDGR; this is encoded by the coding sequence ATGCCGCCGCCAGCCGAACTTTCTGCCCCCGAACCGCTGGGCGTCCTGCTGGCCGGGGGCGCCAGCCGCCGCTTCGGTTCGTCCAAGGCATTCGCGCGCGTCGGCGGGCGCACGCTGGCGGAGCGCGCGCGCGACACGCTGGCGGCCGCGCTCCCCCAACTTGTCGTCGTCGCCAACGAGGCGGGATACGAGGGTCTGGGCCTCCCCGTCCACCCGGACGACCGGGCCGGGGTGGGGCCGCTGGGCGGATTGGCGACCGCGCTCCGCCTCGCCGTGGAGGCCGGGCGTCCGGGGGTGATCGTCATCGCCTGCGACACGCCGTTCATCCCGGAGGCGCTGCTGCGCGCGCTGTCGGACCGGGCCCGGGCGGATGACGTGGACGCCGTCGTGCCCGAGAGCACCGGGCGGCGCGGGATGGAGCCGCTGTGCGCGTGGTATTCCGTCCGCGCGCTGGCGGCAATCGACCGAATGATGGACGAGGATGACCTCGCGCTCCATCACCTGCCGGAGCGGGTTCGCACCGCGCGCATTCCCCTGCACGAGGTGCGCGCGATGGGCGATCCGGCGCGCATCTTCTTCAACGTGAACACCTTGGACGACCTGAACTCGGCGGAAGACATGGAGCGCGCCGTGCCGCCCGCGGTGTGCATCGTCGGGCGCAAGAACAGCGGAAAGACGACGCTGGCGGTCGCCGTGCTGGCGGAACTGCGGCGGCGCGGGCTACGCGTGGCCAGCATCAAGCACGGCCATCACGACTTCGAGACGGACCAGCCCGGGCGCGACAGCTGGCGCCACTTCCACGAGGGCCAGGCGGAAGCGACCATCATGGCGGGAACGGGCAAGATCGCGCTCACCATGCGGATGGACGGCGACCCCGATCCGCGCGCGCTGGTCCGCGACTTCTTTGCGGGGCGCGGCTACGACGGGGTGCTGGTCGAGGGATGGAAGCACGGACCGTTTCCGCGCATCGAAGTATTCCGCCGCGCCGTGCACGATCGTCCCCTCCACGACCCCGCCCAGCCCGATCCGCTGCTGATCGCGATTGTGACGGATACGGAGATGGAGGCCGCAGTGCCCGTCATCGTCATGGACGCGGATCCCGCGGGCGAGCATGTGCGGCGGGTGGCGGATCAGGTGCAGGCGGTCTTCCGGGTCGGAGGCGGCGATGGGCGCTGA
- a CDS encoding BON domain-containing protein, protein MRGYDPYSFGGGWERQPGPARRGGYDGFRGGQGGGQPRYGRWEQPDRYDRGVYGESYPGFDPYPVQGGGYGGGGAAPSRGRGWAGYGGDFGGGNANAPFLPPSAYQRHPELNREPHHGDRWGYELDDTDVELDDDEILDAVRQRLFEDVWLDVDRIQVSVEEGVVTLTGEVDDFLEARYAWDDAWETEGVRGVITRLTVNAQGPGDAHGDLLPQTSSGSSTEP, encoded by the coding sequence ATGCGCGGGTACGATCCGTACAGCTTTGGCGGTGGATGGGAACGGCAGCCGGGACCGGCGCGCCGCGGCGGCTACGACGGATTTCGTGGCGGGCAGGGCGGCGGGCAGCCGCGGTACGGCCGATGGGAGCAGCCGGACCGCTACGATCGTGGCGTGTACGGGGAGAGCTACCCCGGATTCGATCCGTATCCCGTGCAGGGCGGGGGATACGGCGGCGGCGGCGCGGCCCCGTCGCGGGGACGCGGGTGGGCCGGCTACGGCGGGGACTTCGGGGGCGGGAACGCGAACGCGCCGTTTCTGCCGCCGTCCGCGTACCAGCGTCATCCGGAGCTGAACCGCGAGCCGCACCACGGTGACCGCTGGGGCTACGAGCTGGACGACACCGACGTGGAACTGGATGACGACGAGATCCTGGACGCCGTTCGCCAGCGCCTGTTCGAGGACGTGTGGCTGGACGTGGACCGCATCCAGGTGTCGGTGGAAGAGGGCGTGGTGACGCTTACGGGCGAGGTGGACGACTTTCTGGAAGCTCGCTACGCCTGGGACGATGCGTGGGAGACGGAAGGCGTGCGCGGCGTGATCACCCGGCTGACGGTGAATGCCCAGGGCCCGGGTGACGCGCACGGCGACCTTCTTCCCCAGACCTCGTCCGGAAGCAGCACCGAGCCCTGA